In Candidatus Methylomirabilota bacterium, the following are encoded in one genomic region:
- a CDS encoding citrate/2-methylcitrate synthase, translating into MNTAVKAGLEDVVVSTSEICFIDGQRGRLLYRGFDIDDLVAHSTFEEVAYLLWHGTFPSRKELDRHLRALAGARKLPPRLTGLLKALPKKAVPMDVLRTGVSALATYDPDPADDSREATLRRAIQLTAQMPTLVAAWERIRHGKTPVAPNPRLSLAANFLYMISGKKPSELAARTLDVALILHADHELNASTFAARVTAATLSDLYSAVTSAIGALKGPLHGGANEGVMRMVESITEPGRAEGWIKKALADKVRIMGFGHRVYRVEDPRAKHLRRLAMELGQQAGKSRYVEILDTVARVVTEQKRIYPNVDLYSGAAYAAMGILTDQFTPVFAMSRIAGWSAHVLEQHAHNRLIRPRAEYSGPVQATYVPIDQRPG; encoded by the coding sequence ATGAACACGGCAGTGAAGGCCGGCCTCGAAGACGTGGTCGTCTCGACCTCCGAGATCTGTTTCATCGACGGACAACGAGGGCGGCTCCTCTACCGCGGCTTCGACATAGACGACCTCGTCGCTCACTCCACCTTCGAGGAGGTCGCCTACCTTCTCTGGCACGGGACGTTCCCCTCCCGAAAGGAGTTGGACCGCCACCTCAGGGCGTTGGCGGGGGCTCGGAAGCTTCCTCCCCGGCTGACGGGGCTCCTGAAGGCACTGCCGAAGAAGGCGGTCCCCATGGATGTCCTGCGGACCGGCGTCTCCGCCCTCGCGACCTATGATCCCGATCCCGCCGACGACTCCCGCGAAGCCACCCTGCGCAGGGCCATCCAGCTCACGGCTCAGATGCCTACACTGGTGGCGGCCTGGGAGCGAATCCGGCACGGGAAGACTCCAGTCGCGCCGAACCCGCGCCTCAGCCTGGCCGCCAACTTCCTCTACATGATATCGGGCAAGAAGCCATCCGAGCTTGCCGCCAGGACGCTCGACGTCGCCCTGATCCTGCACGCCGACCACGAGCTGAACGCCTCCACCTTCGCCGCCCGGGTTACCGCCGCGACTCTGTCTGATCTCTACTCCGCCGTGACGTCCGCCATCGGGGCCCTGAAGGGCCCGCTCCATGGTGGGGCCAACGAAGGCGTGATGCGCATGGTCGAGTCGATCACGGAGCCGGGCCGGGCCGAGGGGTGGATCAAGAAGGCTCTGGCCGACAAGGTCCGCATCATGGGCTTCGGGCACCGCGTGTACCGCGTAGAGGACCCACGAGCCAAGCACCTCCGCCGGCTCGCTATGGAGCTGGGCCAGCAAGCGGGAAAGAGTCGGTACGTCGAGATCCTCGACACGGTGGCCCGGGTCGTCACCGAGCAAAAGCGCATCTACCCCAACGTGGACCTCTACTCAGGCGCCGCTTATGCCGCCATGGGGATCCTCACGGACCAGTTCACCCCGGTCTTCGCCATGAGCCGAATCGCCGGCTGGTCCGCCCACGTCTTGGAGCAGCACGCCCACAACCGGCTCATCCGGCCTCGCGCGGAGTACTCGGGCCCGGTCCAGGCGACGTACGTGCCGATCGATCAGCGGCCGGGCTGA
- a CDS encoding acyl-CoA synthetase → MGKIPAEYLPPRELWPQRIYTLPEFKEIPQRLNSTEELLDKTVAAGKGDRVALCFEDRRMPYKALLAQVNKLGSALKRLGIEEADRVALRLPNIPPAIVANFAVIKIGGVILPTSALFSRAEIAHVFNNAEVKAVIVAAALLDELEKARAELKTVKHVIVVGGEPEEIKKKGYVPYQELLDSGEPTCDPVRRDRMDVSVLLYTSGTTGLPKGTAHFMEEALIVPDGFGKSCWRLADSDVLLSAAPLALAAGYSAAATIPYRFGTALSLLPRFTPEGMLETIQNHKVTVLSALPTAYRKLLQVPDAEKRYDLSSLKICTGGGESLTAQTYLDWKAKFGQEIYEGLGTTEMMFVFISSAVTRKVKPGSIGPVGPGYELRVVNEEGKDCKPGETGQLWARGPTGTIYWRDPEKQRSSVRDGWCRAGDMVSMDEDGYIWFLAREDDLIKSSGYRIGPEEIEDVLVTHPAVADAGVVGVPDPVMGQRTKAFVALKPGQQPSEGLKTELVEFCKGKIAVYKLPREVEFTDQMPRAPGPGGPGTGKLLRRILRQREPDKPKAP, encoded by the coding sequence ATGGGTAAGATCCCTGCCGAGTACCTGCCGCCGCGGGAGCTCTGGCCGCAGCGCATCTATACGCTTCCGGAGTTCAAGGAGATCCCTCAGCGGTTGAACAGCACCGAGGAGCTGCTGGACAAGACCGTCGCCGCCGGCAAAGGGGACCGGGTGGCGCTCTGTTTCGAGGACAGGCGGATGCCTTACAAGGCCCTCCTGGCCCAGGTCAACAAGCTGGGGAGCGCCCTGAAGCGGCTCGGCATCGAAGAGGCGGATCGGGTCGCGCTCCGCCTGCCGAACATCCCGCCGGCCATCGTGGCCAACTTTGCCGTGATCAAGATCGGTGGCGTGATCTTGCCGACCTCCGCCCTCTTCTCCCGTGCCGAGATCGCCCACGTTTTCAACAATGCCGAGGTCAAGGCGGTCATCGTGGCCGCGGCCCTGCTGGACGAGCTCGAGAAGGCGAGAGCCGAGCTGAAAACGGTCAAGCACGTCATCGTCGTGGGGGGAGAGCCGGAGGAGATCAAGAAGAAGGGCTACGTGCCCTATCAGGAGCTGCTCGACTCCGGCGAGCCGACGTGCGACCCGGTGCGCCGGGATCGGATGGACGTGTCGGTCCTCCTCTACACCTCCGGGACCACCGGCCTGCCGAAGGGAACGGCCCACTTCATGGAGGAGGCCCTCATCGTTCCGGATGGCTTCGGGAAGTCCTGTTGGCGCCTCGCCGACAGCGACGTCCTGCTCAGCGCCGCCCCCCTGGCGCTGGCGGCCGGGTACTCGGCCGCGGCCACCATCCCCTACCGATTCGGCACCGCGCTCTCTCTCCTGCCCCGCTTCACGCCGGAGGGGATGCTCGAGACCATTCAAAACCACAAGGTCACCGTCCTGTCGGCCCTTCCGACCGCCTATCGGAAGCTGCTGCAGGTGCCCGACGCCGAGAAGCGGTACGATCTCAGCTCCCTGAAGATCTGCACCGGTGGCGGAGAATCCTTGACGGCCCAGACGTATCTCGACTGGAAGGCCAAGTTTGGCCAGGAGATCTACGAGGGGCTCGGAACGACCGAGATGATGTTCGTTTTCATCAGCTCGGCCGTGACGCGGAAGGTCAAGCCGGGATCGATCGGGCCGGTGGGTCCCGGGTACGAGCTCCGGGTCGTCAACGAAGAGGGAAAGGATTGCAAGCCCGGCGAGACCGGCCAGCTGTGGGCGAGAGGCCCCACGGGGACCATTTACTGGCGCGATCCGGAAAAGCAACGGAGTTCCGTGAGGGACGGCTGGTGTCGCGCGGGTGACATGGTCAGCATGGACGAGGACGGGTACATCTGGTTCCTCGCCCGAGAGGACGATCTGATCAAGAGCTCCGGGTACCGGATCGGTCCCGAGGAGATCGAGGACGTGCTGGTGACCCATCCCGCCGTGGCCGATGCAGGCGTTGTCGGCGTCCCCGATCCGGTCATGGGGCAGAGGACGAAAGCCTTCGTCGCGCTCAAGCCCGGCCAACAGCCGTCCGAAGGCCTCAAGACCGAGCTGGTGGAATTCTGCAAGGGGAAGATTGCCGTGTACAAGCTCCCCCGGGAGGTCGAGTTCACCGACCAGATGCCACGCGCCCCGGGGCCGGGCGGCCCGGGAACGGGCAAGCTTCTCCGACGCATCCTCCGGCAGCGGGAGCCGGACAAGCCCAAAGCGCCGTAG
- a CDS encoding ROK family protein — protein sequence MNRIRPSPPAPDPVIIGVDLGGTNVRAAAVAEDGRLLSPPVENPSEAAAGFERTLEAIVGTIREAIRRAGAPSTGTAVGMAVPGHVDGPTGTVRWAPNFGETRGGLFEAWRDVPLGPSVQRALACPVYMGNDANLAALGEYRFGIGRGLAQGFVLLTLGTGIGAGVVLTRAQVQGPADWEGGVLLVGAEGGGAELGHTVVLAGGPRCGCGASGCLEALANRDAIIARAREKLRRAGQSRLAELCEGDLGRLSPRLVAEAAAEGDPVALEVWDETGWYVGLGVANFINTFNPEAVAVGGQIAKAGEPLFQAIRRAARDHAIPTLFAACRIVPAERIEDAGIIGAAALASALRPRART from the coding sequence GTGAATCGGATCCGCCCTAGCCCGCCCGCGCCCGACCCGGTGATCATCGGGGTGGACCTCGGAGGAACGAACGTCCGGGCCGCCGCCGTGGCCGAGGACGGGCGGCTCCTGAGCCCGCCGGTCGAGAACCCGTCAGAGGCGGCGGCCGGCTTCGAGCGGACGCTCGAGGCGATCGTCGGGACCATCCGGGAGGCGATCCGTCGCGCCGGAGCCCCTTCGACCGGGACCGCCGTCGGGATGGCCGTCCCCGGGCACGTGGACGGCCCCACCGGCACCGTGCGCTGGGCCCCCAACTTCGGGGAGACGCGTGGGGGCCTCTTCGAGGCCTGGCGCGACGTCCCGCTCGGCCCGTCGGTCCAACGCGCCCTGGCTTGTCCCGTCTACATGGGCAACGACGCCAACCTGGCCGCGCTCGGGGAATACCGGTTCGGGATCGGCCGGGGCCTGGCCCAGGGCTTCGTCCTGTTGACTCTGGGAACCGGGATCGGCGCCGGCGTGGTGCTCACTCGGGCGCAGGTCCAGGGACCGGCCGACTGGGAGGGGGGCGTGCTGCTGGTCGGGGCCGAGGGGGGTGGCGCCGAGCTGGGCCACACGGTGGTGCTGGCGGGCGGCCCTCGCTGCGGCTGCGGCGCCAGTGGCTGCCTGGAGGCGCTGGCCAATCGGGACGCCATCATCGCGCGCGCGCGCGAGAAGCTGCGCCGGGCGGGGCAGAGCCGGCTGGCCGAGCTGTGCGAGGGCGACCTCGGGCGCCTCTCGCCGCGGCTCGTCGCCGAGGCCGCGGCGGAAGGTGACCCGGTGGCGCTCGAGGTCTGGGACGAGACCGGCTGGTATGTCGGGCTGGGCGTGGCGAACTTCATCAACACGTTCAACCCGGAAGCCGTCGCGGTCGGCGGTCAGATCGCCAAGGCCGGGGAACCCCTCTTCCAGGCCATCCGGCGCGCCGCTCGCGACCACGCCATCCCGACCCTGTTCGCGGCCTGTCGGATCGTGCCGGCCGAGCGGATCGAGGACGCCGGCATCATCGGGGCCGCGGCGCTCGCCTCGGCGCTGCGGCCGCGCGCCCGCACGTGA
- a CDS encoding alpha/beta hydrolase, with product MHVRRVADLRASDGYSIPAYLLEPDAVARGAAVICHGYGSAKAEMFALALAVAEGAHCRALCIDLRGHGENRAPIGAGVLTDVQAALGYLSADGPVVAIGHSLGGRLALMTDADLAVAVSPAAVQEVSPQGRWMFENFPSPLVREPYSGYVVELLERLGDVPSRAGPCLLVHAARDIPNIIAGTRELAERLPGATVHEVRGHLRPDVSSENGLVRYLPRWYNHLELKVNPEVLSVVSEWVGARLGGRDAGRQPGR from the coding sequence ATGCACGTCCGCCGGGTCGCTGATCTTCGGGCTTCTGACGGCTACTCGATCCCCGCCTATCTCCTCGAGCCTGATGCGGTGGCCCGCGGCGCGGCCGTCATCTGTCACGGCTACGGGAGCGCGAAGGCGGAGATGTTCGCGCTCGCCCTGGCCGTGGCCGAAGGCGCTCATTGCCGCGCGCTGTGCATCGACCTCCGGGGCCACGGGGAGAACCGCGCCCCGATCGGCGCCGGGGTCCTGACCGACGTGCAGGCCGCGCTCGGCTACCTCTCGGCCGACGGTCCGGTCGTGGCCATCGGCCACAGCCTGGGTGGCCGGCTGGCCCTGATGACCGATGCCGACCTGGCGGTGGCCGTGTCGCCGGCGGCCGTGCAGGAGGTTTCCCCGCAGGGCCGCTGGATGTTCGAGAATTTCCCCAGCCCGCTCGTGCGAGAGCCCTACTCGGGTTACGTCGTCGAGCTACTCGAGCGCCTGGGCGACGTTCCGTCGCGCGCCGGGCCGTGCCTGCTGGTTCACGCCGCGCGCGATATCCCCAACATCATCGCCGGCACGCGGGAGCTCGCGGAGCGGCTGCCGGGGGCCACGGTGCATGAGGTCCGGGGTCATCTCCGGCCGGACGTCTCCTCCGAGAACGGGCTCGTCCGATACCTGCCCCGGTGGTACAACCACCTCGAGTTGAAGGTGAACCCGGAAGTCTTGTCGGTGGTGTCCGAGTGGGTGGGGGCGCGGCTGGGGGGACGTGACGCCGGCCGTCAGCCCGGCCGCTGA